actataattttttatgcaGATTTTAGAGTTCAATTTGGGCATAAAAGTTGCCTTATCTTGTGTTATCTTCATTTTCTCTCCCATTTTAAGATACCTTTTCAGGATTAATCCATTTTGAACTTCTAGAgcttttttcattcttttttctttaaagaagGAAATCTCAATTTGTTTCTGTACATAGAGCATCAAGTCAGTGGGCTGTTTATCCTTGCAAGGAACTAACAGTTAGTTCTGTTGTGGCAGGATGGGTGTACAAATTGTATATGGGGCTTTTGGCAGTATTCTGCACAAATTCTATTAACATTCATGCTGGTTTGAATGGCCTTGAAGTTGGGCAAACAGTTGTGATTGCATCAGCTGTAAGCATAAACACTAATGATATTGTAAATCTGGCATTGTAGTGCTCTAacttctttttgaaattttacagaTTTTGATACATAATTTAATGCAAATTGGAGCATCTTCAGATCCTGAGTATAAACAAGCTCATGCTTTCTCTATTTATCTTGTGCAACCCTTACTAGCCACTTCCTTGGCCTTACTTTCCTACAACTGGTAATAATCCTGGCATTTTGCTGCCGGCTGTTTGCAACTTCTTCTTGGCTAATAGTCTTGCTAATGGCTTTTTACTCTTGTTTGTAGGTATCCTTCTTCAGTTTTTGTTGGGGATACATACACATACTTTGCTGGAATGACCATGGCTGTAGTTGGAATTCTGGGACACTATAGGTGTGTGTTCCTTGCCATAGGTTTCATTTGCCTGGTCTTTGTTTACATACATGTACGCATGAATGTATGTATTGTGTCTGCATGTCCCTTCACCCAAATGTCATGATAGTAAACTCAATGTTTTCCGAGTTCTGACTAAACATTCGGGAATTAACACGTcttatttttaagattaaaaaagaaaatagtgatGCAGTAACCTGGCAAGTCAAATTGAAGGCCATGATTTAAGAAATGTACTTTATTGTCTATTAATGGCATGTTGGGTCCTAGAATATCTATCCCcgacaaaacaaaacaaaattgatgattttaccgttgttctttttctttttcatttgatgttgatttttGGCACCTAATTACTGGGTAATACAATACATATTATTTGGTTAGAAGCAGGTACCGCTGAGTTATAAGCTTCATGCTGCCATCTGCTATTTTGCTGTACTTGGtggtttattgtttattttcttttcatggcgactaaaatattttgacttATCATCAGCAAGCTTTAAAGTAGAGGGGCTATGCttataaatattgattaaatttctttgttctttctgCTTTAAAATCTCTTGTTCCAGTGAAACactcttgattttctttcttcctcaaGTGTTGAACTTTCTCTTGTCACTTCCTCAGGTTTGATCtacttctctctctctctctctcttactATATATAACTTGACTAAATAATGTGCAAAACATCTAATTTGCATTTTCATAAATTCTTTGTTAGCTTTCTGGCTATGTCAAATGTCCCCGACATCGTCTTCCAAGGTAACTCTTGATACCAGTATCAGACTTGGACTGCAAGCATCAAACTTTTCTCATCTCTTTTATCATTAATGGCTTTTGTATCTCTAGATTCAATCCTGAAACTGGATTACTTACTGGAACACGTGATGGTACACTCATAAACTTTTACTTGAGAATGGTTGGGCCAAAATCAGAAAAGACGCTTTGTATCCACCTCCTCCTTGTTCAGGTGAGTTTTTTCATATTTGCATTCATTCGTTTTTATGTCATCTAATCCTAACAAGGAGTTAGCTAGGTTCTGGATGCTCTGAAGATAAACCAATTTAAGCAAACATATAGCTTGTGATAAATAGTTGTAGTTAGAGTGTGTAAAGTTGAATGATCTGTGAGTACCATGTTTGTTGACCAATGTCTTATGTGGTTTCCCATTTTCACTAGGCCCTAGGATGTTGCTTCTGTTTCTTGCTGAGATACTTGCTGGCTGGTTGGTACAAATAAGGTGGCAGCTTTAAAGAAATGCAAAATACTTTTGCTATACGGGTTTGTGGTGTAGAACAGGAGAAATGGTTTTTTCAGCTGAGAGAAATGAGCCTACTATCTTGacataccattttcattttgacaATTTATGTATTTGGTGGAAGACAAAGTTTGAGAATATTAGATATGGGGAAACCAAAGCCTCAAATACTGTATTTTTGTTTGCGTTAGGAGGTCCGTGTTTAAAACTGTACATTGATTCACATAAATTTTaactacttttttatatattggggAATTCAGAAGAGGATAGAGGGCTGcaatttgcaatttttttagtgcccattatgtgttttattgacgtcttgttaaaaaatttcactTTGTGTATCAATTATTATTTCGACAAtcacagaaatttaaaaaaaaaaatattaacggTACAATAGTTGGTTACTTGGTtcaacaattttatatatatgagttttgCCTAAACAGCTATCCAAATCAAGTTTTAGATGAGATATAAGTTTAATCCACTGAtcaaattagatattttcaaacaaataaaaaaaaaaacagtaatgAACTTTTTCTCCAATTCAAACaactcttttttaaataaagatatCCGATGattgagattttaaaaaaaaaaaaacttgcttGACTCATTTTTAAAGTTGCGCTCCTTAGGCCTACTAGGGACTAGATTGTTATACATTAGTAGTCACCGGCTCGAGTCCTAGAAAAGATATGGGTTTTCAACCCACAACCTATATAGATTCACTTGAAGATTAAGGGTAAGGTGAATCATGAGAGGATAGCGAGGCGGGTTCGCCAATAAGAGCTCGTAGACACGGCTTGCAAAAGGAGGTCTGTGAGCACGGGTTGTAGATCGAGCTAGATCACAGCTTCAGTTTGCATGCACCCAAGGAGTGCGCAAAAAGGACCGTGTGCCCCATAGGCCGTCCAGACACGTGTCCAACAAGTACGAAACCCGCTCAGTATATTAGTCTCAAGAACAGAAAGGACTGCGTACTTCGTAGACATGTGTCCAGTTGGCTTGGAGTTCGCAAAGAATATCAGCACTAGGGGCAGAAAATGTCAATGTCAAAGGCAATAGAATCAAGATAAAGTAGTGGGACTCTACTGTGAGCTGGAATAGTACTTGTAATCGCATGTATAAATACCCCAACATTTCTATCAataaaacatgagaaaatattaCTCAACACTCTACATTTTAGTTAAATGTTGTAAATATGTGCattaaaagattcaaaatttttctattaaaagatTATGGTAAAAGAtcattctttttaatatttttaataaatttgtttatccAAATCTAATAAGTTGAAAAGTGCtgttaatttttaagatttaatttctattcttatttgttggtttgatatattttaaatgtatttatgtaacgtaagatggacaaaaataaatctgttaaattgacaaattctaatagaaataagtgaattaggattgattttttaaatgttaaagtaAGTTATAAGATTAGTATGAAGATTGTGAAGATTGATTTGGAGCGTGGGTTAAAGTTTGTAGTTAATATTTAGATGAGAGGAGATGTGAATGGGtatcaaaatggaaaagaaatgtGGAGTGTGAAGATTAacatagagaaaagaaaattggtGTAGGTAATTGAGAAAAGTGGAGGAGCAAATGGGGTGCCTTTAGGACTGACTTTCACAAGGTAAGATAATGGTGTTATACGTCATTTGATAATTACAATTTACAAACCAACGGGACACACAAGGCTAATTGCTTTGCGCCATCTCCAAAGCTCCTCTCCCACTATTAACCTCTTCAAACAATTTAACTCTCTCTATCGCCCATTAAGATGCCTACCTCCTCCTATTTCACCATTTTATCCAACTCTTGTCTGGTATTGCTCTTCCAAGCTTTCTTCATCTCCATCGCCGCATCTTCTGATCGTCACACGCCGGAGAACCATATCCGAACACGGGCGGGTGCACCCTTTAAAGTTGCGTTATTTGCCGACTTGCACTTCGGGGAGAACGCCTGGACGGATTGGGGCCCCAAACAGGATGTCAATTCTATCAAGGTTATGTCTAGTGTGCTGGACACTGAAACTCCAGGTGATTTTATCTATctatctctttatttatttatttttaagtacaTGGAAAACACCAAAATTATAATGGTTACATAAAAGAGAATACATGagtgaataaattaaatataatttaattaagttttaaaaattaagaaataaatagaatagaaaGATGGTGTTTTCTATTGATAAGTAGTACAATCTTTATCAAATGATTTTCAACATCATTTCagcatatttagggttttattttcttaatcattttatatacattcatCAAAGCATGTCATGTGACAACAATTCATAAGAAGGAAACATAGCTTacaaggtttttttttggggATTCAATAATTGTGGTATTACACTAGAAAGGAATACATCAGAAAATGtaactcttatttttattattttttaagatgCAGAGTaatgctatttttattttatcaaattttcaataattaaaatatgaaatgtatttagttcttattttcttataatagaagcatgaaaaataaaattaaaatgtttcaCTCAAATAGGGGTTAaagatttgatatttaaaattgtttaaaaaaaactttttgtgttttatgtacGTGAACCAAGTTGAATTCATCAATTAAAGaattttccaactttttccAGCATCCCACCTAAAACTAGTTAGTAATATGTCAACTAAATATTTTACTGTTTTCTGCTATCCACAGCTAAGGGCAAACATATCTGTGATTGTCAATTGACATCTGATCACAATTATCTGATATTATACCTGGTTAAGATAGGGCACTGAAAATGCCTggaataaattttgaaacaatatCCTCTTTAAATGAAACTAAATACTTAATCCTACTACTAAACCCTGCTTCCTTGTTTATGTATTTGTTCATTATTAAGAAGCAACATACTTGACAGATTTTGTAGTATATCTTGGAGATGTTGTTACGGCTAATAACATCCCAATTGCAAATGCAAGCTTATATTGGGATCAGGCAATTTCTCCAACAAGATCCAGGGGCATTCCATGGGCTAGTGTGTTTGGAAACCATGATGATGCACCCTTTGAGTGGCCAATGGAGTGGTTTGCAGCCTCTGGAATTCCTCAGCTTGTTTGTCCTGTGCTGAATTCGGGTAAGCAGCTGgatgatcaaaatgaattcCCATTAATATTCTATACAATGAAACCTAACAAGTAAGAGGTAATGAAACTTAGGTGCTTTCAGAAAACAATTACTATTTGTTTCCTGAACTCAAGAGTTTCTTTATCAGGTGAAGAATGTAGTTTTAGGGGAACATCACGATTGGAGCTAATGAAAAATGAGATGGATAATAACGTCTTATCTCTTTCTAAAAGCGGACCTCAAGATCTATGGCCAGGTATATCCAACTACGTACTCCAAGTCTTGTCGAAGGAGAAACCACATACGCCTTTAGTGTATCTCTACTTTCTAGATTCTGGTGGAGGTACCTATCCAGAAGTTATATCAACAGCTCAAGCTGACTGGTTCAAGCGCATATCTGAAGAAATCAATCCTGATTCAAGGTACAAAAACGGGTGTCTTCTCTCtttgattatttgaatagtttttGTTGGTGTCTTATTGGATAGGATTCTTGAAAAAATACTTGAAATTCTTACTGATGTTTTCGTGTACATTAGGTTAGATAACAAGGGAGGGAAATGAAGTGGAATGGATGGATAATTTAACATATTGGTCTCATGACATTAGGCCTTAGAGGAAAAGAAGACATCAATTTTAccaatttgattaaattgtgaatgaGTTTATTTCGAGTTTTGATATCTTCTGAATAGAAGAAGGATGTTCAATTCAATCAAACAGAGAGCGTGTCTCAAAAATCTGATTTTCTCTATGTTTTGTGACAATAAAAGAAATGTTATTGTACAGGGTCCCAGAACTAATCTTTTGGCATATACCAAGTAAAGCTTATAAGAAGGTGGCTCCTAAGTTCAGAATACACAAGCCTTGTGTGGGTTCCATTAACAAGGAAAAGGTTGCTGCTCAAGAAGCTGAAATGGGTATCATGAAGATTCTTGTTAAAAGGCCATCCGTCAAGGTGATTTCATGGATAAATATGCTTTCCTTTTTAGAGTCCTATAAATATTGTCTCTTGAACTATTCTCTGGGGTTGGGGGCGACAAATTTCTAAGGTCTAGACTTAAGATTTTCAAGTTGGAAGTTGCAATTTCTAAGTTTGGTTGTCTTTTGGAACACAAGCAACATATATAGCTATGTTACttatatgcatgcaaaatatagtTAGGTCAAGACAAAAACACGCCAAGTGATGGCAACTGCTAATATTTGGGTCTCATAAGGGTggggaaaaatagtaatttctcAAGAAAGTTCATTGGagtctttatatatatacatgtgtgtGTGTTAAAGTTTGTCTTTTCCTGCTCTCCCCTCATTCCGAGAACCTGCGTCATGTATTCTAAGTGGAAATCTGTGcattaattatcaaatatgcTCAAAATAATTTATGGCTAAGCTCAGACTTTACCAGTGGGCCTTTCCATTGCTTGTATAGCAGGGCAGGAAATCCTTACTctttagatttaatatttttcttaatatttcttttccatttcgATTCATGAACTAATGGATTGCTAATAATACATAGAAAAGGAATGAATGTTCTTACTATCTCATTTGGGATCCGGTTCTTGGGCATCTATAGAAGATTCAAATCTATTTGTAGCTCAGCTGGTCAATGTATACATGGAGCCCCTATAAGACATCTTAAATTGTTTCTTTGTTCTAGCTTGTGTTAGAAGAAATCACAATATCTAGACTTACTAAAGCCATTGCTAAAGGAGTATGCCATGAACCAATTACTGCAGCAGAATTAGATTAATCTGGAAATTTAGGAATGTCAACTTTGCATGTTTATTTGAAAAGGTGAACTGAAGAGAGTCCAATGCAATGAAACTTGGAAGAATAGTTTGAGTAAAATACTTGGTAATTTTGCTATATGGACCCGAACTGTATGTAGtaatattcatcatcaaatcaGAAAATGATTCAATTAGGTTGAATGGATGTTAACTTGTTAGTTTTGTGAATGCATGGTGGCAGGCAGTGTTTGTTGGGCATAACCATGGATTGGACTGGTGTTGCCCATACGGGCAGCTTTGGCTTTGCTTTGCTAGACATACCGGTTATGGTGGATATGGAAATTGGGCTAGAGGATCTAGAATCCTTGAAATCAATGAGAGACCCTTCTCTATAAGCTCTTGGATTAGGATGGAAGATGGTTCAGTTCATAGTGAAGTGATCCTGAGTTAATTCTCAACAAATTATTAGTCTCCGAGGTATTGTGTCCTGTTTATGCTATATTTATCTGCCTTATCATTTTATTGCAACTAATTTCTTCTTCCGCAGATGGTAAAAAGCCAATGTAGGGACATTTTAAGTTACAAATTTGTGCAATTTATAGGGAGATAGAAatgtaaaagttataatatgAACACTTATGGatgattcttttatttttgaacacaattaaaatgttttgtttttttatctttcGAAATGGCAtctcaaaacatttatttatgttggaatattttcaaaatatatacaGTGTTCCAATGGTTataaatgaaaagttataagtAAGTAAAAGTTATGTCACTTTGTTATTAATCAAAAGTTGTCACATTTATTATGATGAATTATGCCtcttaaattcaaaagttagatcacttaattattaacaaatagttataattattcaagtagatatctattgaataattatgtttattgctAAAGATATGACTATTCATTCGGTAGTTATGTCCCTATAAAAAGACATGAGACCTCTTATAAATAGGAGAGAAATTTCATTTGTATGACACAcctaaaaacatagaaataatttttttctatttctcccaccatttttatattcatggattgttttataaagaatttctgaaattcatatctttgCTATGCTCTGCTTAGTGTTCAATGGACTGTTTCCATCAATACAAAACGTAGATAGTCATTGGGCTTTATTGTATCTTCAAGGCTCACTTGGCAGTAACTTTTTTACACATCATAATATAGGCAGGGGCGGATAGAACTTTAAAGAAAGTGGCATTGATACATGCCTTGAAACCTTCATTAATTTctcataagtttattttatcCCTACACACCAAAAATGTATGTCTGTGTGTATTATTTtcatgaatataatatttttctattgtaGATAATCTTTAGTCATTTTTACTGAATCAGATtcattatatgttatattacCTTACGTCAAAACCTTTTTGaaaatcgactttttatttttttaaaaatgaaaatggagtcaccactaatctttttttaattaggtatgatcggatcacctcaacttggtcattttaataaaatgttagatttacCACTTTGATGATTTTCGGTctacaaaattcaagaaatggGTTCAGGAGTCaattacgtatgaggaaggattagtaTCCTcataatgcccaaaattggtacctaattgattacttgatgtcttagtgtcaaaagtTGAGAACtcaaggaaaaattaaaatacgatcccCTTCCTGCATGACTTGATTAAAATATcgctaactaaattaaatttaatggaGAAGGCCTTATCTCGAGTTAATCAAGAAGGAAAGATCATGTCccataagttagggcacgatgtCTTGAATCCCCGAAAACAAGAATAATCGCCATTTGATTATTACCTAAATCCTATGTGCTTTcattttaaaaaggatattcgatTAATTTGGTTCAAGGAGAAagtcatattccgtaagttaggagCACGACCCATCGGATTCCCCAAATAAAGAATATTGCCTCAGTCTTAAATCATTTCTTATGCGTTTGCGCAGAAAAACAGATGAACGTATGCAacaatattttcaattcacgatgatggcaaaattatgatattGACAAAATAACaacctaaataataaaatgaaatgacaaTAATATGATGAATacaataataagaaataataataaataaaaaaattattcaattaatactACTATATAATAACGATAATAATggtgaaataatataaaaatgcatgttaataatataattacgttcattaaatattgattttgagcgaattttaacataaataatattaattaacaacGGTTATCACTTAATAGTATTAATagtatcaataattaaaaaaataaaggacagaaataaaataatcagGAAATTCAAtggcaaaaaattaaaaaacagcAAGTACAGGGACTCAATTAAATGAacaggggactaaattgaaactgTGACAAAACCtcaagtataaataaataaaaacaataaataaaagggttaaataaaataataataaaatacaggGACCAAAAGGGTAAATAATCCCAAACCCAGTACACGTCATTCCCAAAGGGTCAATAGATTggggactgaattgaatatgtaacaaaatttaaagtataagtcataaaaacaaaaaatataaaggattgaattaaaataaaatggaaaagtaCAGGGCCTCAAAGGGAAATTATCCCAAACCCACGTCGCTCAATAGTGGGTCACAAGACCAACTTGcaaggaaattaaaattatgggtaaagatgaaataaaataaaagatgcgggacgaaattaaaaacaagcaaaaaagcAGAAGGGCCAAAACAACAAATATCCCCTCTCTTTAAAAAACTTGCGGATCTTGGAAGGGGTCCGGTCGAATATTCGGGTCGAGCTcgaaacgatgtcgttttgggcATTTGAGGCCAAgcccaaaacgacaccgttttgaaaGGCTATATAAGATAAAACATCTAAAAAACAATCATTCtgaatcagttttttttttaaaaaaaaaaatccttttccctttttttttctgtaaagCTACCCTCCCCTCCAGTCACAGGGCCGACGAGTGTCCGCCGTGGCCACCAATCATCGGCGACGGAGACTGTTGCCTCCGGTAGtcgaaaattgcaaaaaaaaaacccctttttGTGTAGAACACTTTATAttcataagcattataagcacaaccaataaattttattcatattcaAGAACATACACTTATGCTACTTACCAAATTTATCTATTATCAACATTGTTAACTCAATATACCATTAACTTATCAAATTACACATCTCTTCACATTAGCTCCTTTCAAATATCAAGTCACATTACAAACATACATACTAAATTCATTCAATATACAATTTCAATGTCTTAGCTCGTTTCTCTTATCAACTTACTCATAATGCTACACATGACattctttttataattcaaaacaaGGTAAACATGGCTAGAATCCTTAAATTACCTATTAAGCTTACCTTTTTGAATCACCATGAACTTATTTACTTTACCATACATAATAAAGGACTTGTAAACATATACATGATCACACTAATTCATTAACATGTGTCAAGTTCATCATATAACAACATGACTTACTCATTACACTtacaatcaaatttataacCAAGAATTATAATAACCATTAAGAGAATGAATGATTAATAGTTTATGGAATTAAAGGAATTAAGGTAAATTATTATGAACGAAATTGCTATGATAATATTGATAGTGAATTTGGGGAATTTATAATCCAAgttaatgaaatttattattaaagaaaagattACTATACATGTATTGAATTAGTGAAGAATTAATCATTGAGAAATGtagtatgaaaatatttatatgaataaagATATTCACATGTGAAATTATTGagaattcatatatatatttgaatggtATTCAATGAATAGAAGAGTATTAAAAATGAGAAAGACATGTGAATTGCCCTATTCAATTGAGACATGAAAATATGTGTATTGCATTAGTAAACATGGTGTGAATTAGTTTAGATCTGATTGGCATACCAATAAAATTGAATAGCACGCTTAATATGATGTGTATGGGATACAAAGTATTCGAAGTACCAATTGCACTTATGTGCCATGATGTGTTGCGGGGATTATATTATGTGCAATGCACTCATATACTTTGGTGTGTTTTGTATGGATGCACCGTTGGTAAATTTGGTGTGTTTAGttgaatataattttgtatatcTAGCTTATATCCACCAACAATTTACTAAGGGGCtattatcaaaaattaatttgaacatgAATTTATGTTGttaataaaagagataaaataattgttataGATATGTACGTAATTAGTAATTTCCATGAGTCATTTATAAATTGAGTGagattttctattaattttatgatattactaaggggtttaatgttttaatttatgagATTTATATATGAATTGGTAAGTGGTAAATTATGAGAATTCATTTGAGTACTTATCAAGCATTTTGTATATAATGACCCAATTTTCAagtggtgttagaaatagtggtttgAGACCACTAAATTCGATGAGTgagtttgatttattatttagtaattatgatttaaatgtgattttagaaagatttgtgAAATAGTGATTTGAGTTTAGAAGGAATTATTAGGTTAATTGGTTTTGAGAACGGGGTATTTAgacctcaattttataaatcgagtcgtaaatatttttataaatatttacggagtgtcattaagttagtattaaagtttcgtcagaaaattttaacattttgatagttaattaaataagaagggctaaattgaaaaaggtgcaaaactttctaattaaataaatagggattaaatagcttaagtggtTAATAAGGAAGGACCAAAAAGGGAATTAGACACTTATTAGAAGGCTGAAATGACATGTGCagagaaaaatattgaaattggatgaattaggggcaaaatggtcatttagaaattaaggtaaaaattaaaacaatgactaaattgaaaatctaGACATTTCTTCATCAATCTTCAGCCAAAAATACCATAGAAGAGTCTCTCAAAatttggtttttcatatttttacaccatgtgagttcaattcttgttcttttcatttacaactaggtccaattatctatttcattagtttttgattttatgagtAATTtcgaaagttaccattgatgagtgctgGATTTTTGTGATGAACTAATATGGATTTAgggctttaattttgttatatgatgattttataaagtgaatttgatagatattaatttaagactaaattgtgaagaaTTTAAGAATTAGGgtttactattaaatttttatgtatcaaAGGCTGTAAGATAGCCTAGAATACTTTGATAAAGTGTCAATTGAGAAAATTTAGTTCATTTGGTAGACTAATtagtaagggactaaattgaaaaaattgtaaaagttggggtaattgtataacttcaaaatttatagGGT
The window above is part of the Gossypium raimondii isolate GPD5lz chromosome 9, ASM2569854v1, whole genome shotgun sequence genome. Proteins encoded here:
- the LOC105799467 gene encoding probable inactive purple acid phosphatase 16, yielding MPTSSYFTILSNSCLVLLFQAFFISIAASSDRHTPENHIRTRAGAPFKVALFADLHFGENAWTDWGPKQDVNSIKVMSSVLDTETPDFVVYLGDVVTANNIPIANASLYWDQAISPTRSRGIPWASVFGNHDDAPFEWPMEWFAASGIPQLVCPVLNSGEECSFRGTSRLELMKNEMDNNVLSLSKSGPQDLWPGISNYVLQVLSKEKPHTPLVYLYFLDSGGGTYPEVISTAQADWFKRISEEINPDSRVPELIFWHIPSKAYKKVAPKFRIHKPCVGSINKEKVAAQEAEMGIMKILVKRPSVKAVFVGHNHGLDWCCPYGQLWLCFARHTGYGGYGNWARGSRILEINERPFSISSWIRMEDGSVHSEVILS